A region of Ketobacter sp. MCCC 1A13808 DNA encodes the following proteins:
- a CDS encoding putative solute-binding protein gives MNKLFKSLLTPIAAGAMALSTTAFSADLPKRTLCVWDIVGKSGPVASQMEDYRLQAIKWGVDLEMKVYTDEKIAAEDLKSGACDAAGITGLRAREFSSFTGTLDSIGAIPDEDHMKVDLQYLADPKLAKLMISGEYEIAGILPGGAAYLFTNDRTIDTVAELAGKKFAAMDFDKAQAIMIESVGASPVSVSLTNFGSMFNNGSVDIIGAPAIAYDALELYKGLGDKGAVVNFAIIQLTAQIVARHNRFPEGFGQSSRGYVWSQYGKAMDVVSAAEKSINPSYWLDLPDKDKEGYMEMFRQSRLTLRDQGLYDGKMLSFLSKVRCKKDPALAECTAKDRE, from the coding sequence ATGAACAAACTGTTTAAATCTCTTTTAACCCCAATCGCCGCCGGCGCCATGGCGCTGAGCACCACGGCGTTTTCCGCTGACCTACCAAAACGAACCCTGTGTGTGTGGGATATCGTGGGTAAATCAGGCCCCGTTGCCAGCCAGATGGAAGATTACCGTCTGCAAGCCATTAAATGGGGCGTGGACCTGGAAATGAAGGTGTACACGGACGAAAAAATTGCCGCAGAAGACCTGAAATCAGGCGCCTGTGATGCCGCTGGTATCACTGGTCTGCGTGCCCGTGAGTTTAGCAGTTTCACCGGTACCCTGGACTCCATTGGCGCCATTCCCGATGAAGACCACATGAAAGTGGATCTGCAATATCTTGCAGATCCCAAACTGGCCAAGCTGATGATTTCCGGTGAATACGAAATTGCTGGCATTCTGCCCGGTGGTGCCGCTTACCTGTTCACCAATGACCGAACCATTGACACCGTGGCGGAGCTAGCGGGCAAGAAATTTGCTGCCATGGATTTCGACAAGGCTCAGGCCATCATGATTGAGTCCGTTGGTGCCTCCCCCGTGTCAGTGTCCCTCACCAACTTCGGCTCCATGTTCAACAACGGCAGCGTGGACATCATCGGGGCCCCTGCCATTGCCTATGATGCACTGGAACTCTACAAGGGCTTGGGTGATAAAGGCGCTGTGGTGAACTTTGCCATTATTCAGCTGACCGCTCAAATTGTTGCCCGCCATAATCGCTTCCCTGAAGGATTCGGCCAAAGCTCCCGTGGTTATGTCTGGAGCCAGTACGGCAAGGCAATGGATGTGGTGAGCGCTGCGGAAAAAAGCATCAACCCCAGCTACTGGCTGGATCTTCCTGATAAAGACAAGGAAGGTTATATGGAAATGTTCCGCCAGTCCCGCTTAACCCTGCGCGACCAGGGACTATATGACGGGAAAATGCTGTCATTCCTGAGTAAAGTGCGCTGCAAGAAAGATCCAGCACTGGCAGAATGTACTGCTAAAGATCGCGAATAA